The following coding sequences are from one Roseburia hominis A2-183 window:
- a CDS encoding DUF6017 domain-containing protein → MGKQIQFDYYYGIEAEQFSFYRVPRLLIKDERFKGLSSDAKLLYGLMLDRMSLSMKNGWLDEENRAYIIYTLDNVMEDLGCAKATCVKIMKELDSDNGIGLIEKKRRGLGKPDIIYVKNFATIGEAEEETPANADVSTEVQDLNLKSSKSYTSRSSETELQEVQKADFQKSKNFTSRSTISELAEVQKADPNYTNYNHTNQSNIDRNYINPINQSGSELEGEIDVMEDVNAYMEIIKENIEYEHHMKYGRWQDKGLYEELYEVICEIVCVKHKTVKIGGNDYPYELVKSKFLKLNSSHLEYVIGCMQETTTKIANIKAYMVTALYNAPSTMNHYYQQEVQHDMYGGGWNEKNIG, encoded by the coding sequence ATGGGTAAACAGATACAGTTTGATTATTACTATGGGATTGAAGCAGAACAGTTTTCCTTTTATCGTGTTCCTCGGTTGCTGATTAAAGACGAGCGTTTCAAGGGGCTTAGCAGCGATGCCAAGCTCCTGTACGGTCTGATGCTTGACCGTATGTCACTGTCTATGAAAAATGGCTGGTTGGATGAAGAAAACAGAGCCTATATCATTTATACTCTTGATAATGTCATGGAGGATTTGGGATGTGCAAAAGCAACCTGTGTTAAGATTATGAAAGAGTTGGACAGTGATAATGGGATAGGATTGATCGAAAAGAAACGCAGGGGACTTGGAAAACCGGATATTATTTATGTAAAGAATTTTGCCACAATAGGAGAAGCAGAAGAAGAAACGCCTGCAAATGCTGATGTTTCCACAGAAGTTCAGGATTTGAACCTCAAGAGTTCTAAAAGTTATACTTCCAGAAGTTCAGAAACTGAACTTCAAGAGGTTCAAAAAGCAGACTTCCAGAAGTCTAAAAATTTTACTTCAAGAAGTACAATATCTGAACTTGCGGAAGTTCAAAAAGCAGACCCTAATTATACTAACTATAATCATACTAACCAGAGTAATATTGATAGGAATTATATCAATCCTATCAATCAATCCGGCAGTGAGTTGGAAGGGGAGATTGATGTGATGGAAGATGTCAATGCTTACATGGAAATCATCAAAGAGAATATTGAGTACGAACATCACATGAAATATGGCAGATGGCAGGACAAAGGGCTGTATGAGGAATTGTATGAGGTAATCTGCGAGATTGTATGTGTGAAGCATAAGACTGTTAAAATCGGTGGAAATGATTATCCATATGAGCTTGTAAAATCAAAGTTCCTCAAACTGAATAGCTCCCATTTGGAATATGTGATAGGATGTATGCAGGAAACAACTACGAAAATTGCAAATATCAAGGCATATATGGTAACAGCTCTTTATAATGCACCCTCAACGATGAATCATTATTATCAGCAGGAGGTACAGCATGATATGTACGGAGGTGGCTGGAATGAAAAGAATATTGGTTAA
- a CDS encoding helix-turn-helix domain-containing protein, producing the protein MIKYDPLWRTLKEKGISQYQLIKDYGIDKAQLQRLRQNLVVKTLILNRLCQILNCRIEEIMEYVPDDN; encoded by the coding sequence ATGATTAAATACGATCCGCTTTGGCGTACGCTAAAGGAAAAAGGAATCAGCCAGTACCAGCTTATCAAAGATTATGGCATTGATAAAGCACAGCTTCAGCGGCTTCGGCAGAACCTTGTTGTAAAAACGCTTATTTTAAACAGGCTTTGCCAGATACTTAACTGCCGGATTGAAGAGATTATGGAATACGTCCCGGATGATAATTAA
- a CDS encoding ParB/RepB/Spo0J family partition protein, with protein sequence MSKAGSAAKVKLSSYDDLFGNAEEKTGSEEQIIRAKLTDLHEFRNHPFRVLDDEKMEETTESISKYGVLVPGIARPRAEGGYEIIAGHRRKRGSERAGKEDMPVIVRNYTDDEATIIMVDSNIQREDILPSEKAKAYAMKYEAMKHQGRKGNGNTLDEVGEAVGESGKTVQRYIWLARLSDELLELVDRKKIGLVQGVDISFLSEDAQQWVLVILEESGANISTVQSAKLKEYGKSGELTLPMVRLILTEEKPKERKVTIKSEKISQFFSEEYSSEEIEGIILQLLEEWQKKQ encoded by the coding sequence ATGAGTAAAGCAGGAAGTGCCGCAAAGGTAAAATTAAGCAGTTATGATGATTTATTTGGAAATGCAGAAGAAAAGACAGGGAGCGAAGAGCAGATTATCAGAGCCAAGCTCACGGATTTGCATGAGTTTAGAAATCATCCGTTCCGTGTACTGGACGATGAAAAAATGGAAGAAACAACGGAAAGCATCAGTAAGTATGGGGTGCTCGTACCGGGAATTGCAAGACCGAGGGCAGAGGGTGGCTATGAAATCATAGCCGGACACCGCAGAAAACGAGGTTCAGAACGGGCAGGAAAAGAGGATATGCCTGTGATAGTCCGCAATTATACAGACGATGAAGCTACGATTATCATGGTGGATTCCAACATTCAGCGTGAGGACATTCTGCCAAGTGAGAAGGCGAAAGCTTATGCCATGAAATACGAGGCTATGAAGCATCAGGGCAGAAAAGGAAACGGAAATACGCTTGACGAGGTAGGAGAAGCTGTCGGAGAAAGCGGAAAGACGGTGCAACGGTATATCTGGCTTGCAAGGCTGTCCGATGAGCTGCTAGAGTTGGTTGACAGAAAGAAAATCGGTCTGGTACAGGGTGTTGACATTTCCTTTCTGTCGGAAGATGCACAACAGTGGGTGCTGGTAATCCTTGAGGAAAGCGGAGCAAATATTTCCACAGTACAGTCTGCCAAGCTGAAGGAATATGGGAAAAGCGGCGAACTGACGCTGCCGATGGTGCGTCTGATACTGACCGAGGAAAAGCCGAAAGAGAGGAAAGTTACAATCAAGTCTGAAAAAATCAGCCAGTTTTTTTCAGAGGAATACTCCAGCGAAGAGATTGAGGGGATTATCCTGCAATTATTGGAGGAATGGCAGAAGAAACAGTAA
- a CDS encoding DUF6075 family protein: MTSTALGAETKKEEKIIFISDAHEKFYYEKLKEVRYQDVYHKALCYCLGISDDTRRNVYRIYDFKTGCVITECLHEGWQTSGSVRVIRMAFNLYCNGTPSVSDYEDAEEQVDECRQYTVEEIFCCAYAPYFWQAIQIRYPEYATYNHKLYALLGGTD; encoded by the coding sequence ATGACAAGTACAGCGTTAGGAGCAGAAACCAAAAAGGAAGAAAAGATTATTTTTATCAGCGATGCACATGAGAAATTCTACTACGAGAAGTTAAAGGAAGTCCGGTATCAGGATGTTTACCACAAGGCACTCTGCTATTGTCTTGGGATCAGCGATGATACCAGAAGAAATGTTTACAGAATTTATGATTTCAAAACAGGATGCGTAATAACAGAGTGTTTACACGAAGGCTGGCAGACCAGTGGAAGTGTGAGAGTGATCAGAATGGCATTCAATCTGTATTGCAATGGAACACCAAGTGTTTCCGATTATGAAGATGCAGAAGAACAGGTGGACGAGTGCAGGCAGTACACGGTGGAGGAAATATTCTGCTGTGCTTATGCACCATATTTCTGGCAGGCAATTCAGATTCGGTATCCGGAATATGCCACATACAACCATAAGCTGTATGCCTTATTGGGAGGAACAGACTAA
- a CDS encoding ParA family protein, producing MCKIIAIANQKGGVGKTTTTSNLGIGLAKQGKKVLLIDADAQGSLTDSLGFTEPDKLEETLATALGNIINDEDMEADYGILKHKEGIDLMPGNIELSGLEVSLVNVMSRELVMRSYIELVKDNYDYILIDCMPSLGMITINAFACADSILIPVQAAYLPAKGLQQLIKTIGKVRRQINPKLMIEGILLTMVDARTNYAKDITALLVENYGSKVRIFENSIPISVRAAEISAEGVSIYEHDPKGKVAAAYQSLTEEVLGNE from the coding sequence ATGTGTAAAATAATCGCAATCGCAAACCAAAAAGGTGGTGTGGGCAAGACCACCACAACCAGTAATTTAGGCATAGGATTGGCAAAACAGGGCAAGAAAGTCCTGCTGATTGATGCCGATGCACAGGGCAGTCTGACAGACAGTCTTGGCTTCACAGAGCCGGACAAGCTAGAGGAAACACTTGCAACAGCACTTGGCAATATCATCAATGATGAAGATATGGAAGCGGATTATGGTATCCTGAAACACAAAGAGGGAATTGACCTGATGCCGGGAAACATTGAGCTTTCCGGTCTGGAAGTATCACTTGTAAATGTGATGAGCAGAGAGCTTGTGATGCGTTCCTACATAGAGCTGGTAAAGGATAATTATGATTATATTCTGATTGACTGTATGCCCTCTCTCGGCATGATTACTATAAACGCTTTTGCCTGTGCGGACAGTATTCTGATTCCAGTGCAGGCGGCATATCTTCCGGCAAAAGGGTTGCAGCAGCTTATTAAGACCATAGGAAAGGTCAGGAGACAGATTAACCCGAAGCTGATGATTGAGGGGATTCTGCTGACAATGGTGGATGCTCGAACCAATTATGCAAAGGACATTACTGCATTACTGGTGGAGAATTACGGTAGCAAGGTGCGGATATTTGAAAACAGTATTCCCATTTCCGTCCGTGCGGCAGAGATTTCCGCAGAGGGTGTCAGTATCTACGAACATGATCCGAAAGGCAAAGTAGCCGCTGCTTATCAGTCTTTGACGGAGGAGGTGCTTGGGAATGAGTAA
- a CDS encoding DUF6050 family protein, whose protein sequence is MKRILVKIVLPVSLLAVWMITCYPICRKAEGFDFFLYWVLVGCPYGIRKMCMILIPKNFGIAGSIGILALNCIVGGLIGSVVVILRMVMVLMEIIKIISDTSGHDVQRCR, encoded by the coding sequence ATGAAAAGAATATTGGTTAAAATTGTGCTTCCGGTATCGTTGCTGGCAGTTTGGATGATAACCTGTTATCCGATTTGCAGAAAAGCAGAAGGATTTGATTTTTTCCTGTATTGGGTACTGGTCGGCTGTCCTTATGGGATCAGAAAAATGTGTATGATTCTCATACCAAAAAATTTCGGAATTGCAGGAAGTATAGGAATACTGGCACTGAACTGTATTGTAGGTGGTCTGATTGGCAGTGTGGTTGTAATTCTGAGAATGGTTATGGTGCTGATGGAGATAATAAAGATAATCAGTGATACTTCTGGACACGATGTCCAAAGGTGCAGATGA